A DNA window from Chlamydia buteonis contains the following coding sequences:
- the rpmB gene encoding 50S ribosomal protein L28 — protein sequence MSRKCPLTGKRPRRGNSYTIRGIAKKKKGIGLKVTGKTPRRFFPNMVTKRLWSTEENKFLKLKISASALRLIDKLGLEKVIARAKNKGL from the coding sequence ATGTCAAGAAAGTGTCCACTTACTGGGAAAAGACCTCGCCGTGGCAATAGCTACACCATCCGAGGTATTGCAAAAAAGAAAAAAGGAATCGGTCTGAAAGTTACAGGGAAAACTCCACGTCGTTTCTTCCCTAATATGGTTACCAAGAGACTTTGGTCTACCGAAGAAAACAAATTTCTTAAACTTAAGATCTCCGCTTCTGCCTTGCGCCTTATCGACAAGCTTGGCTTAGAAAAAGTAATAGCAAGAGCTAAAAACAAAGGTCTGTGA
- a CDS encoding 4-alpha-glucanotransferase: MTPFSKALRYIQDSPAKHSWKPLGTMPKHGICVPLFSLHTKNSCGIGEFLDLLSLISWCQKHKLQIIQILPINDSGEDSSPYNSISSVALNPLYLSLASLPHAQSIPHAQSKLKTMQALSKLPYVHYPQVKVAKWEFLHDYYQYIVKIGALKDEEFLIFCEKEKHWLRPYTVFRSIKYYLKGAPINNWAKAYTDMTNFSKFEKQFQKECEFFSYLQFLCFQQMSQVKSCADDHQILLKGDLPILISKDSCDVWYYRQFFSSSGSAGAPPDIYNIEGQNWHLPVYNMDNLAKDNYTWWKARLRYAENFYSLYRLDHIVGFFRLWVWDSSGNGKFQPEDSNEYISQGTDILKQILRASRMLPIGEDLGSVPADIKQTLLKLGICGTRIPRWERNWEGDGSFIPLDQYSPLSVTSLSTHDSDTLALWWRHAPKEAQKFAKFLGIFFTPVLSEEDQKHILKVSHKTSSIFHINLINDYLALCPDLVSDNLKYERINIPGTISKNNWVYRIKPSMEEIVAHDAFNANLSDIFADL, from the coding sequence ATGACGCCATTTTCTAAAGCTTTACGCTATATTCAAGACTCGCCAGCTAAGCATAGCTGGAAACCTTTAGGAACCATGCCCAAGCATGGAATTTGTGTTCCGTTATTTTCTCTACATACAAAAAATAGCTGCGGCATTGGTGAATTCTTAGACCTCCTTTCGCTGATTTCTTGGTGCCAAAAACATAAGTTACAGATCATACAGATTCTTCCTATTAACGATAGCGGTGAAGATAGTAGCCCTTACAACAGCATATCTTCAGTCGCTCTCAATCCTCTTTATCTTTCCTTAGCAAGCCTTCCCCATGCTCAGTCTATTCCCCATGCTCAGTCTAAGTTAAAGACAATGCAAGCACTATCTAAACTTCCTTATGTGCACTACCCACAAGTCAAAGTCGCAAAATGGGAATTTCTTCATGACTACTATCAGTACATAGTAAAAATTGGTGCGTTAAAAGATGAAGAGTTTTTGATCTTTTGTGAAAAAGAAAAACATTGGCTACGTCCCTATACGGTATTCCGTTCTATAAAATACTATCTCAAAGGAGCTCCAATAAATAACTGGGCAAAAGCCTATACGGATATGACAAACTTCTCAAAATTTGAGAAACAATTCCAAAAAGAGTGTGAGTTTTTCTCCTATCTCCAATTCCTATGCTTTCAGCAAATGTCTCAAGTAAAATCCTGTGCTGATGATCATCAGATTCTACTTAAAGGAGATCTTCCTATTCTCATTAGTAAGGATAGTTGTGATGTTTGGTACTATAGACAATTCTTTTCCTCATCAGGATCGGCAGGCGCTCCTCCCGATATTTACAATATCGAAGGACAAAATTGGCACCTCCCTGTTTATAATATGGACAATTTAGCCAAAGATAATTACACCTGGTGGAAAGCACGTCTCCGTTACGCCGAGAATTTCTACTCTCTATACAGGCTTGATCATATTGTAGGATTCTTTCGTCTATGGGTATGGGACTCTTCAGGCAATGGAAAGTTTCAACCAGAAGATTCTAATGAATATATTAGCCAAGGCACAGACATACTTAAACAAATACTACGCGCATCCCGCATGCTCCCTATAGGAGAAGATTTAGGAAGTGTTCCTGCTGATATAAAACAAACCTTGTTAAAACTAGGCATATGTGGCACACGCATTCCTCGATGGGAACGTAATTGGGAAGGTGATGGGAGTTTCATTCCCTTAGATCAATACTCCCCACTATCAGTAACCTCATTATCCACTCATGATTCGGATACACTTGCTCTTTGGTGGCGACATGCCCCAAAAGAAGCTCAAAAATTTGCAAAATTTTTGGGAATATTTTTTACTCCTGTCCTCTCAGAGGAAGATCAAAAACATATCCTAAAAGTCTCTCACAAAACATCATCCATTTTTCATATCAACTTAATTAACGATTACCTCGCACTTTGCCCTGATTTAGTATCTGACAACCTAAAATATGAACGCATAAATATACCGGGAACAATATCAAAAAATAATTGGGTATATAGAATCAAACCTTCCATGGAAGAAATAGTAGCTCATGATGCATTCAATGCGAATCTCTCTGATATATTTGCTGATCTTTAA
- a CDS encoding CesT family type III secretion system chaperone: MQNQFEQLLESLGTKLNTSLVPDKNHACLIRFSNTQVPVQLEEDGTSGDIAVGTILGTLPENVFRERIFKAALSVNASPQSNIKGILGYGEISQQLYLSDVLNMNYLNGEKLFHYLNLFSMHAKIWIAALETGNLPDLHVLGMYHL, from the coding sequence ATGCAAAATCAGTTTGAACAACTTTTGGAATCTCTAGGTACAAAATTAAACACATCTTTAGTTCCTGATAAAAACCATGCGTGTTTAATTCGCTTTAGTAATACTCAAGTTCCTGTACAACTCGAAGAAGATGGTACTTCCGGAGACATTGCCGTAGGCACAATCCTTGGGACTCTACCAGAAAATGTATTCCGCGAACGTATTTTTAAAGCTGCTCTTTCTGTAAATGCTTCCCCACAATCTAATATTAAAGGCATACTTGGTTATGGAGAGATTTCACAACAGCTTTACTTATCCGACGTTTTAAATATGAATTATCTAAATGGAGAGAAGCTCTTCCACTATTTAAACCTTTTTTCAATGCATGCAAAAATTTGGATAGCAGCTTTAGAAACAGGCAATCTTCCTGATCTACATGTCCTAGGCATGTATCATTTATAA
- the sctW gene encoding type III secretion system gatekeeper subunit SctW, with protein sequence MAASGGAGGLGGAQAVDVAQVQAAAAKADAQEVVASQEQSDISMIRDSQDLTNPQAATRTKKKEEKFQTLESRRKGAAQTEKKSESTGDKSDTDLADKYTENNAEISGQDLRSIRDALDDDSSEEDILDLVKSKFSDPALQGIALDYLVQTTPASQGALKDSLIKAQQTHMQQNRQAVVGGKNILFASQEYANILQTSAPGLRALYLQVTSDFHTCEQLLQMLQTRYNYEEMGTVSSFILKGMSADLKSEGSSVSPIKLQVMMSETRNLQAVITGYSFFQDKFPNVMASLKADGVSIPEDLKFDKVADTFFKLINDKFATASKMERGVRDLVGNDTEAITGILNLFFTALRGTSSRLFSSAEKRQELGTMMANALDSVNTHNEDYPKSTDFPKPYPWS encoded by the coding sequence ATGGCAGCATCTGGAGGAGCCGGAGGCCTAGGTGGTGCACAAGCTGTTGATGTTGCGCAAGTACAAGCTGCAGCAGCAAAAGCCGATGCCCAAGAAGTTGTAGCTAGTCAAGAGCAATCTGACATCAGCATGATTCGGGATTCTCAGGATTTAACGAATCCTCAGGCAGCAACCCGCACTAAGAAAAAAGAAGAGAAATTTCAAACTTTAGAATCCAGAAGAAAAGGTGCCGCGCAAACAGAAAAAAAATCTGAAAGTACTGGAGATAAATCTGATACAGATCTTGCTGATAAATATACCGAAAACAATGCAGAAATTTCAGGTCAAGATTTACGCAGTATCAGAGATGCTTTAGATGATGATTCTTCTGAAGAAGACATCTTAGACCTTGTAAAATCTAAATTTTCTGATCCTGCCCTTCAAGGTATTGCCTTAGATTACCTAGTCCAAACAACACCAGCGTCTCAAGGTGCTTTGAAAGACTCTTTAATCAAAGCACAACAAACTCACATGCAACAGAATCGACAAGCTGTTGTTGGTGGTAAAAATATTCTATTTGCCTCGCAAGAGTATGCCAATATTTTACAAACATCTGCTCCAGGATTGCGTGCTCTCTATCTTCAAGTTACCTCAGATTTTCATACATGTGAGCAATTACTTCAGATGTTACAGACACGCTATAACTATGAAGAAATGGGGACTGTATCTTCTTTTATTCTTAAAGGGATGTCTGCGGATTTAAAATCAGAAGGATCTTCTGTTTCACCCATAAAATTACAGGTGATGATGTCAGAAACTCGCAATCTTCAAGCTGTGATTACTGGTTATAGTTTTTTCCAGGATAAATTCCCTAATGTTATGGCATCTTTAAAAGCTGATGGGGTGTCTATCCCTGAAGATCTCAAATTTGATAAAGTTGCTGATACCTTCTTTAAGTTAATCAACGATAAATTCGCTACAGCTTCAAAAATGGAACGAGGAGTTCGTGATCTTGTTGGTAATGATACTGAAGCTATTACTGGGATACTTAACCTTTTCTTTACTGCCCTAAGAGGAACTTCATCGAGATTGTTTTCTTCAGCAGAAAAGCGTCAAGAATTAGGTACTATGATGGCGAATGCCTTGGATTCTGTGAATACCCATAACGAAGATTACCCAAAATCTACAGACTTCCCAAAACCTTATCCTTGGTCTTAA